Proteins encoded within one genomic window of Guyparkeria hydrothermalis:
- a CDS encoding glutathione S-transferase family protein: MHSLTLYDFPLSGNCHKVRLLLSMLGMDYQRVTVDVVNNETASPEFTRINPRGQVPFLVDDDVRIWDSMAILVYLARRYGSRDWLPDDPADEARVMQWVAVAGDELLYGLARARAVWRLKRPFNREQCQQEGRQGLALMESRLAHADWLAGKRATIADLACYPYVALADEAGVSLEPYPGVRAWLSRVEALPGWVPLLDEDAG, from the coding sequence GTGCATTCGCTCACCCTCTACGACTTCCCGCTATCCGGTAACTGCCACAAGGTGAGGTTGCTGCTCTCGATGCTGGGCATGGACTATCAACGCGTCACGGTCGACGTGGTCAACAACGAAACCGCCTCGCCCGAATTCACCCGCATCAACCCGCGTGGGCAGGTGCCGTTCCTGGTCGATGACGATGTGCGAATCTGGGACTCGATGGCGATCCTGGTCTACCTCGCCCGGCGCTACGGCAGCCGGGACTGGCTGCCAGACGATCCCGCGGACGAGGCGCGCGTGATGCAGTGGGTGGCCGTGGCCGGGGACGAGCTGCTCTACGGGCTGGCGCGGGCACGGGCGGTCTGGCGGCTCAAGCGCCCCTTCAACCGGGAACAGTGCCAGCAGGAAGGTCGCCAGGGACTGGCGCTGATGGAATCGCGGCTGGCTCACGCCGACTGGCTGGCCGGCAAGCGCGCCACCATCGCCGACTTGGCCTGCTACCCCTACGTGGCCCTGGCCGACGAGGCAGGTGTGTCGCTCGAACCCTACCCCGGCGTGCGTGCCTGGCTGTCACGCGTCGAGGCCCTGCCCGGCTGGGTGCCGCTCCTCGACGAGGACGCCGGGTAG
- the ntrB gene encoding nitrate ABC transporter permease: protein MSQSMTFRASIVSILILLVFLGAWWGATLPTQVDLGDMDPEYAKMMGLDTVQESDIPTPGDIGSAIWTHLSDPFYVAGSNDMGIGIQLAYSLWRVLAGFALAALVAVPLGFLIGMSPLMRKALDPYIQVMKPISPLAWMPLALYIIQDASISSIFVIFICSIWPMLVNTAYGVAAVRDDWLAVAKTLEVGPLRKAFKVILPAAAPTILTGMRISMGIAWLVIVAAEMLVGGTGIGYFIWNEWNNLDLANVIFAILLIGVVGMILDLIFGLLGKVVSYKEV, encoded by the coding sequence ATGAGCCAGTCAATGACCTTCCGGGCCAGCATCGTCTCGATCCTGATCCTGCTGGTCTTCCTCGGCGCCTGGTGGGGGGCCACCCTGCCGACCCAGGTCGACCTCGGCGACATGGATCCCGAGTACGCCAAGATGATGGGCCTGGACACCGTCCAGGAGTCCGACATCCCCACGCCCGGGGATATCGGCTCGGCCATCTGGACGCACCTGTCCGACCCGTTCTACGTCGCCGGCTCCAACGACATGGGCATCGGCATCCAGCTGGCCTACTCGCTCTGGCGGGTGCTGGCCGGCTTCGCGCTCGCCGCGCTGGTCGCCGTGCCGCTGGGGTTCCTGATCGGCATGTCGCCGCTGATGCGCAAGGCCCTCGACCCGTACATCCAGGTGATGAAGCCGATCTCGCCGCTCGCCTGGATGCCGCTGGCCCTGTACATCATCCAGGACGCGTCGATCTCCTCGATCTTCGTGATCTTCATCTGCTCGATCTGGCCGATGCTGGTCAACACCGCCTACGGCGTCGCCGCGGTGCGTGACGACTGGCTCGCGGTCGCCAAGACGCTGGAAGTCGGCCCGCTGCGCAAGGCCTTCAAGGTGATCCTGCCGGCCGCCGCGCCGACCATCCTCACCGGCATGCGCATCTCGATGGGCATCGCCTGGCTGGTCATCGTCGCCGCGGAGATGCTCGTCGGCGGCACCGGCATCGGCTACTTCATCTGGAACGAGTGGAACAACCTCGATCTCGCCAACGTGATCTTCGCCATCCTGCTGATCGGCGTGGTCGGCATGATCCTCGACCTGATCTTCGGCCTGCTCGGCAAGGTCGTCAGCTATAAGGAGGTCTGA
- a CDS encoding sulfurtransferase encodes MSNPVIEPTELQQLIQTTPHVVIDTRNPEAYAAGHLPGAVNIPEIFTFLANSTPEGLAELETQFSEKFGAAGLDGEKVAVLYEDAMDTGFGQSCRGLFLLEHLGYPKDKIRILHGGFQGWVAAGLPVTDDVPSPTPATFPLDTGASDVMLDKDDVLAALSSDHVTLLDVRDVDEWVAESSSPYGRDFCPRKGRLPEAVWIEWYRFMKPGAVARFKSPTEIRAECDSVGITPDSEVYLYCFKGARASNTLVALRSAGIEKVRLYFGSWNEWSRDPSLPIEEGLPYVA; translated from the coding sequence ATGAGCAACCCCGTCATCGAACCCACCGAACTACAGCAACTGATCCAGACCACGCCGCATGTCGTGATCGACACACGCAATCCGGAGGCCTATGCCGCCGGGCACCTGCCGGGTGCCGTCAACATCCCGGAAATCTTCACCTTTCTCGCCAACTCGACCCCCGAGGGGCTCGCGGAACTGGAAACACAGTTCAGCGAGAAGTTCGGCGCCGCGGGCCTTGACGGCGAGAAGGTCGCGGTCCTCTACGAGGATGCGATGGACACGGGCTTCGGCCAGTCCTGTCGTGGACTGTTCCTGCTCGAGCATCTCGGGTACCCGAAGGACAAGATCCGCATCCTGCATGGCGGCTTTCAGGGATGGGTCGCCGCGGGGCTGCCAGTGACCGACGACGTCCCCTCACCCACCCCGGCCACGTTCCCGCTGGACACCGGCGCGAGCGACGTGATGCTCGACAAGGATGACGTCCTGGCCGCCCTGTCCTCGGATCACGTCACGCTGCTCGACGTGCGCGACGTCGACGAATGGGTTGCCGAGAGCTCCTCGCCCTACGGCAGGGACTTCTGCCCGCGCAAGGGACGGCTGCCCGAGGCCGTCTGGATCGAGTGGTACCGCTTCATGAAACCGGGCGCGGTCGCCCGCTTCAAATCCCCCACCGAAATCCGGGCCGAGTGCGACAGTGTCGGCATCACGCCGGACTCGGAGGTGTATCTGTACTGCTTCAAGGGCGCGCGGGCGTCGAACACCCTGGTTGCCCTGCGCTCGGCCGGCATCGAGAAGGTCCGCCTCTACTTCGGCTCGTGGAACGAATGGTCGCGCGATCCGAGTCTGCCGATCGAGGAAGGCCTGCCCTACGTGGCCTGA
- a CDS encoding PA2779 family protein, giving the protein MKRVARIVTPFVIASFTMGSMPAMAAPSAVVDGMVTTQEAMSADQASADRERIAELLSRDDVRNQLVAQGVDPAEVEQRVAALSDQEVQQMNERLDQMPAGASSVVGVLFAVFVILLVTDLLGLTNVFPFTN; this is encoded by the coding sequence ATGAAACGAGTTGCTCGAATTGTCACTCCGTTCGTGATCGCTTCGTTCACCATGGGCAGCATGCCGGCGATGGCCGCACCGTCTGCCGTGGTCGACGGGATGGTCACCACCCAGGAAGCGATGAGTGCCGATCAGGCGTCTGCCGATCGTGAGCGCATCGCCGAGTTGCTGAGCCGTGACGACGTGCGTAACCAGCTGGTCGCTCAGGGCGTCGATCCGGCCGAGGTCGAGCAGCGTGTTGCGGCACTCTCCGACCAGGAAGTGCAGCAGATGAACGAACGTCTCGATCAGATGCCTGCCGGCGCGAGCAGCGTCGTCGGCGTTCTGTTCGCCGTGTTCGTCATCCTGCTGGTCACCGACCTGCTGGGCCTGACCAACGTCTTCCCGTTCACCAACTGA
- a CDS encoding ABC transporter substrate-binding protein, with protein MSAFDNPFDPNKSLHRGCTCGKHASQADHNAALAASPNPTDEEAALNRAVESSVMRSLFPEDRTRRNFLKAVGVSTAMAAVSTFFPMAAAKAVAADPVGPLEKKKLKVGFIPITCATPIIMAHPMGFYEREGLDVEVVKTAGWALIRDNVANGQLDASHMLSPMPISASLGIGARQQDTYVATIQNINGQAITMHNKHKENRDPSNWKGMTFGIPYDHSMHNLLLRYYLAEHGVDPDKDVKLKVIAPPEMVANLKAGNIDGFLGPEPFNQRAVYEGAGFIHVLSKDLWDGHPCCAFGATKSFVEENPNTFSALFRAIASATVYAHKKENRPEIIDAIAPANYLNQPKIVLDQVMTGRYADGLGNIIEEPERADFDPFPWESMGVWILTQMKRWGYIKEDIDYADIAEDIFRATDARKRLAEMGLPVPEVNSKKHTIMGKVFDPTTPQAYLESFEIGRS; from the coding sequence ATGTCCGCATTCGATAACCCGTTCGATCCCAACAAATCCCTGCACCGCGGCTGCACCTGCGGCAAGCACGCCAGCCAAGCCGACCACAATGCCGCGCTGGCCGCCAGTCCGAATCCGACGGACGAGGAAGCCGCCCTGAATCGCGCCGTCGAATCCTCGGTCATGCGATCGCTGTTCCCGGAAGACCGGACTCGTCGCAATTTCCTCAAGGCCGTGGGCGTGAGCACCGCGATGGCCGCTGTCTCGACCTTCTTCCCGATGGCCGCCGCCAAGGCCGTGGCCGCCGATCCGGTCGGCCCGCTGGAGAAGAAGAAGCTCAAGGTCGGCTTCATTCCGATCACCTGCGCCACCCCGATCATCATGGCCCACCCGATGGGCTTCTACGAGCGAGAAGGGCTTGATGTCGAGGTGGTCAAGACCGCCGGCTGGGCGCTGATCCGCGACAACGTCGCAAACGGCCAGCTCGACGCCTCGCACATGCTCTCGCCGATGCCGATCTCGGCCTCGCTGGGCATCGGTGCCCGTCAGCAGGACACCTACGTCGCCACCATCCAGAACATCAATGGCCAGGCGATCACGATGCACAACAAGCACAAGGAGAATCGTGACCCGAGCAACTGGAAGGGCATGACCTTCGGCATCCCCTACGACCACTCGATGCACAACCTGCTGCTGCGCTACTACCTGGCCGAGCACGGTGTCGACCCGGACAAGGACGTCAAGCTCAAGGTCATCGCCCCGCCGGAGATGGTCGCCAACCTCAAGGCCGGCAATATCGACGGCTTCCTCGGCCCCGAGCCGTTCAACCAGCGTGCGGTCTACGAGGGCGCCGGCTTCATCCACGTGCTCTCGAAAGACCTCTGGGACGGCCACCCCTGCTGTGCCTTCGGCGCGACGAAGAGCTTCGTCGAGGAGAACCCCAACACCTTCTCCGCGCTGTTCCGCGCCATCGCCAGCGCCACGGTCTACGCGCACAAGAAGGAGAACCGGCCCGAGATCATCGACGCGATCGCGCCGGCCAACTACCTCAACCAGCCGAAGATCGTGCTCGACCAGGTCATGACCGGCCGCTACGCCGACGGCCTGGGCAACATCATCGAGGAGCCGGAGCGCGCCGATTTCGACCCGTTCCCGTGGGAGTCGATGGGCGTGTGGATCCTCACTCAGATGAAGCGCTGGGGCTACATCAAGGAAGACATCGACTACGCCGACATCGCCGAGGACATCTTCCGTGCCACCGACGCCCGCAAGCGTCTGGCCGAGATGGGCCTGCCGGTGCCGGAGGTCAACAGCAAGAAGCACACGATCATGGGCAAGGTCTTCGACCCGACCACCCCGCAGGCCTACCTCGAATCCTTCGAGATCGGGAGGAGCTAA
- a CDS encoding PA2778 family cysteine peptidase codes for MAALLGGCATTPPLSEETRTAVPERHVIEDVPFHGQRDYQCGPATLAMLLAEADRPAEVDELIPQVFLPGREGSVQPEMLATTRRHGLVPYVIPGTTDWLIAETAAGHPVAVLQNLSLPWWPAWHYAVVIGYDLDEESLILHSGETPRMEMGMGRFDNTWARSDRWAFVALPPGELPASPVGRPAAQAVAAFESVQGSEEALPAWRALAERRPDLALAQFGLGNALVASGESRDAVTAFRRATEADPGFAAAWLNLGLLLRSLGEGEAARGAIERAAAIPGPLKERAEELLDGS; via the coding sequence ATGGCCGCTCTGCTGGGCGGCTGTGCCACGACGCCGCCGTTGTCCGAGGAGACGCGCACGGCGGTGCCCGAGCGCCACGTCATCGAGGACGTGCCGTTCCACGGCCAGCGCGACTACCAGTGCGGGCCGGCCACTCTAGCCATGCTGCTGGCGGAGGCTGACCGTCCGGCGGAGGTCGACGAGCTGATCCCGCAGGTCTTCCTGCCCGGACGCGAGGGCAGCGTGCAGCCGGAGATGCTGGCGACGACGCGCCGGCACGGGCTGGTGCCGTACGTCATTCCGGGCACGACGGACTGGCTCATCGCCGAAACGGCAGCCGGGCACCCGGTTGCCGTACTGCAGAACCTGTCGCTGCCCTGGTGGCCCGCGTGGCACTACGCGGTGGTCATCGGCTATGACCTCGACGAGGAGAGCCTCATCCTGCATAGCGGCGAGACGCCGCGCATGGAAATGGGGATGGGCCGCTTCGACAACACCTGGGCGCGTTCCGATCGTTGGGCATTTGTCGCCTTGCCACCGGGCGAGCTCCCCGCCTCCCCGGTGGGGCGCCCCGCGGCCCAGGCAGTGGCCGCATTCGAGTCGGTGCAGGGCAGCGAGGAGGCGCTACCGGCATGGCGGGCGTTGGCCGAACGTCGTCCTGATCTCGCCCTGGCGCAGTTCGGGCTGGGCAATGCCCTGGTAGCGAGTGGCGAGTCGCGCGATGCGGTCACGGCATTCCGTCGTGCCACAGAAGCCGATCCGGGATTTGCTGCCGCCTGGCTCAACCTCGGTCTGCTGCTGCGTTCGCTCGGGGAGGGCGAGGCCGCGCGCGGGGCCATCGAGCGTGCCGCGGCAATTCCCGGGCCGTTGAAGGAGCGTGCCGAGGAGCTTCTAGACGGTTCCTGA
- a CDS encoding FAD-dependent oxidoreductase yields the protein MSTSDQDIRWICTVCGWIYDEDEGDPDSGIAPGTRFDDIPDDWYCPLCGVTKADFMPLHEYAAKRAAEADAPRPRAARGGVGGPDAVVIVGAGIAGWTVAEELRARDPDRPITLISNDEAAAYTKPGLSMAIGLGRAPAELIEQSGPAKAAELGITLQPNTAVISLNLKGKRLLTTRGPVHYGDLVLALGARQRFRAFDGDAVGRITRLNHLAAYRRLRDRLDGESRHVTLIGAGLIGVELAEDLTAGGHRVTLLDLGERVLDRLAPATLGTELGDHLAAKGVDFRPHASLRRLDHHDGRLKITLTNGGELITDEVISAMGLVPNTDLARRAGLVTNRGIVASAQTMQTSDSHVYAVGDCAEIGGRSYFFIEPIRRMAQSAAAHLAGGSEPFDHRPAAIRVKTPSLPIMLCPPDRNRADLGHWAARPVADGQRNDFLSRGELIGYALSGPAVSEHESLYRDVSRHAGQ from the coding sequence ATGAGCACATCTGACCAGGACATCCGCTGGATCTGCACCGTCTGCGGCTGGATATACGACGAGGACGAGGGCGACCCGGACAGCGGCATTGCCCCCGGCACCCGCTTCGATGACATCCCCGACGACTGGTACTGCCCGCTCTGCGGCGTCACCAAGGCCGACTTCATGCCCCTGCACGAGTACGCCGCAAAGCGCGCGGCCGAGGCCGACGCTCCGCGTCCCCGTGCGGCCCGCGGCGGTGTCGGTGGTCCGGATGCGGTGGTCATCGTCGGTGCCGGCATTGCGGGCTGGACCGTCGCCGAGGAACTGCGCGCCCGCGATCCCGATCGGCCGATCACCCTGATCAGCAACGACGAGGCGGCCGCCTACACCAAGCCCGGCCTGTCGATGGCGATCGGCCTGGGGCGCGCACCGGCCGAGCTGATCGAACAGAGCGGGCCGGCGAAGGCGGCCGAACTGGGCATCACCCTGCAGCCCAATACCGCCGTGATCTCGCTCAATCTCAAAGGCAAACGCCTGCTGACCACGCGCGGTCCGGTTCACTACGGCGATCTGGTCCTCGCGCTCGGTGCCCGACAGCGCTTCCGCGCCTTCGACGGCGACGCGGTCGGCCGGATCACGCGACTCAACCACCTGGCCGCCTACCGGCGCCTACGCGATCGTCTCGACGGCGAAAGCCGGCACGTGACCCTGATCGGTGCCGGCCTGATCGGCGTGGAGCTGGCCGAGGATCTGACCGCCGGAGGCCATCGGGTCACGCTGCTGGATCTGGGCGAACGGGTCCTCGACCGCCTGGCCCCGGCCACACTGGGAACCGAACTGGGCGATCACCTGGCCGCCAAGGGCGTCGATTTCCGCCCGCACGCCAGCCTCAGACGCCTCGACCATCACGACGGGCGGCTGAAGATCACGCTCACCAACGGCGGCGAACTGATCACCGACGAGGTCATCTCGGCGATGGGGCTGGTGCCCAACACCGATCTCGCCCGACGGGCGGGACTGGTCACCAATCGCGGCATCGTGGCCTCCGCGCAGACGATGCAGACCAGCGACAGCCACGTCTACGCGGTGGGCGACTGCGCCGAGATCGGGGGGCGAAGCTACTTCTTCATCGAGCCGATCCGTCGCATGGCACAGAGCGCGGCGGCCCATCTTGCCGGCGGATCCGAGCCGTTCGACCACCGCCCGGCCGCGATCCGGGTGAAGACCCCGAGCCTGCCGATCATGCTGTGCCCGCCGGATCGCAACCGCGCCGACCTCGGCCACTGGGCGGCACGCCCCGTGGCGGACGGGCAGCGCAACGACTTCTTGAGCCGCGGTGAGCTGATCGGTTACGCCCTTTCCGGCCCGGCGGTCAGTGAACACGAATCGCTTTACCGGGATGTCAGCCGACATGCCGGCCAGTGA
- a CDS encoding macro domain-containing protein, which translates to MDFTIIQGDIASEAADCLVNAAGTSLAMGSGVAGALREGANGPINEQAMAQGPVPLGGVAVTDAFDLPARWVIHAAAMPHYGDGRATEDSIRDAVRNTLEKADELGCGSLVIPPLGCGVAGFDLATGARLILEEITAYRPRRLKQVRLIVYRPEDQQTVETVARQVREG; encoded by the coding sequence ATGGACTTCACGATCATACAAGGTGATATCGCCAGCGAGGCAGCGGATTGTCTGGTCAATGCCGCCGGCACGTCGCTCGCGATGGGCAGCGGAGTCGCCGGGGCGCTGCGCGAGGGGGCGAACGGCCCCATCAACGAACAGGCGATGGCACAGGGCCCGGTGCCACTCGGCGGCGTGGCCGTGACCGACGCCTTCGACCTCCCGGCCCGCTGGGTGATCCATGCCGCGGCGATGCCTCACTACGGCGACGGTCGCGCCACCGAGGATAGTATCCGTGACGCGGTGCGCAACACGCTCGAGAAGGCCGACGAGCTCGGTTGCGGCTCGCTGGTGATCCCGCCGCTGGGTTGCGGAGTGGCCGGCTTCGACCTGGCCACCGGCGCGCGCCTGATTCTCGAGGAGATCACCGCGTACCGGCCGCGCCGTCTCAAGCAGGTGCGTTTGATCGTCTACCGCCCCGAGGACCAGCAGACCGTCGAGACCGTCGCCCGGCAGGTGCGCGAGGGCTAG
- a CDS encoding PA2779 family protein, with the protein MKRVARIVSPFVIASFTMGSMPAMATPSAVVDGMVTTQEAMSADRTSADRERIAELLNRDDVRNQLVAQGVAPAEVEQRVAALSDEEVRQMNERLDQMPAGANAVVGALFVAFLILLMTDLAGLTHVFPFTR; encoded by the coding sequence ATGAAACGAGTCGCCAGAATCGTCAGTCCGTTCGTGATTGCCTCGTTCACCATGGGCAGCATGCCGGCGATGGCTACGCCGTCTGCCGTGGTCGATGGGATGGTCACCACCCAGGAAGCAATGAGCGCCGACCGGACAAGCGCCGACCGCGAGCGCATCGCCGAGTTGCTGAACCGTGATGACGTGCGCAATCAGTTGGTCGCGCAGGGCGTCGCTCCGGCCGAGGTCGAGCAGCGGGTTGCGGCACTTTCCGACGAGGAAGTGCGCCAGATGAACGAACGTCTCGACCAGATGCCCGCCGGTGCCAATGCCGTGGTTGGCGCGCTGTTCGTGGCGTTCCTGATCCTGCTGATGACTGACCTCGCTGGTCTGACCCACGTCTTCCCGTTCACCCGTTGA
- a CDS encoding sigma-54-dependent Fis family transcriptional regulator encodes MPQAAPIASPSRADSADAELLVVHEATQQLSHMNDPDTVIGRMLRLLSQITGLNRGRVVLPDASGEFMEIRYSYGLVAAERERGRYRVGEGVTGRVMRTGQVAVVQDIDEEPVYLTRAVDRDALPPETVAFLAVPILNEDQPMGVLGAHRIRERHRPLHRDITLLRIMAALIARVLKVDDLIREQTAALAQENQTLRQALSSSQEGAHGILGESPALRQAVRQTLHVSPTQATVLLNGESGTGKERFARMVHLTSPRCDGPFIAINCAAIPDQLLESELFGHEKGAFTGAVSAKKGSVELASGGTLFLDEIGDLAFDLQSKLLHVLEKQTIHRVGGTKDIPVDVRIIAATHKNLQEAVNQGRFRIDLFYRLNVFPIHLPPLREREGDVKLLARHFLQVASQEFDRNAAFEAGVLDRLAAYNWPGNIRQLENVIKRAVLVAQNGWITVADIELILTHESHVADHLEAGAAPRPAAEPAPRPADAPVWGEAGTATAGASGGSGTPPARSYRWVREDESEALLQALDQTGGNKTQAAARLGMTPRQFRYRLDKLGLRPT; translated from the coding sequence ATGCCCCAAGCCGCCCCCATTGCCAGTCCGTCGCGTGCCGACAGCGCCGATGCCGAACTGCTGGTCGTCCACGAGGCGACGCAGCAGCTCTCGCACATGAACGATCCCGATACCGTGATCGGCCGCATGCTGCGCCTGCTCTCGCAGATCACGGGGCTCAACCGCGGCCGGGTGGTGCTGCCCGATGCCAGCGGCGAGTTCATGGAGATCCGCTATTCCTACGGCCTGGTGGCCGCCGAGCGCGAGCGCGGGCGCTACCGGGTGGGCGAGGGCGTGACCGGGCGGGTGATGCGTACCGGCCAGGTGGCCGTGGTCCAGGATATCGATGAGGAGCCGGTTTACCTGACGCGGGCGGTCGACCGCGATGCCTTGCCGCCGGAGACGGTGGCGTTTCTCGCCGTGCCAATCCTCAACGAGGATCAGCCGATGGGCGTGCTGGGAGCACACCGCATCCGCGAGCGTCACCGGCCTTTGCACCGCGATATCACCCTGCTGCGGATCATGGCCGCCCTGATTGCGCGTGTCCTCAAGGTCGACGACCTGATCCGCGAGCAGACCGCCGCGCTGGCGCAGGAAAACCAGACGCTGCGCCAGGCGCTTTCTTCCAGCCAGGAGGGTGCACACGGCATCCTCGGCGAGAGCCCGGCACTGCGCCAGGCCGTGCGCCAGACGCTGCACGTCTCGCCCACCCAGGCGACGGTGCTGCTCAACGGCGAGTCGGGTACCGGCAAGGAGCGCTTCGCCCGCATGGTGCACCTGACCAGCCCGCGCTGCGACGGGCCGTTCATTGCGATCAACTGCGCGGCCATTCCCGACCAGCTGCTTGAATCCGAGCTGTTCGGTCACGAGAAGGGCGCGTTCACCGGTGCGGTGAGCGCGAAGAAGGGCAGCGTGGAGCTGGCATCGGGCGGCACGCTGTTTCTCGACGAGATCGGCGATCTCGCCTTCGATCTGCAGTCGAAACTGCTGCACGTGCTGGAGAAGCAGACCATCCACCGCGTTGGCGGCACCAAGGACATTCCCGTGGACGTGCGCATCATCGCCGCGACCCACAAGAACCTGCAGGAGGCGGTCAATCAGGGCCGTTTCCGCATCGACCTGTTCTATCGCCTCAATGTCTTCCCCATTCACCTGCCGCCGTTGCGCGAGCGCGAGGGGGACGTGAAGCTGCTCGCCCGGCATTTCCTGCAGGTGGCCAGCCAGGAATTCGACCGCAATGCGGCCTTCGAGGCCGGCGTGCTCGACCGGCTGGCCGCCTACAATTGGCCGGGGAACATCCGTCAGCTCGAGAACGTGATCAAACGGGCGGTGCTGGTCGCACAGAACGGCTGGATCACCGTTGCCGACATCGAACTGATCCTCACCCACGAGTCGCACGTGGCCGATCACCTCGAAGCCGGCGCCGCGCCGCGACCCGCTGCCGAACCGGCCCCTCGTCCGGCAGATGCGCCCGTGTGGGGAGAAGCCGGTACGGCCACCGCCGGGGCGTCGGGTGGGTCGGGAACGCCCCCGGCACGGAGCTATCGTTGGGTGCGAGAGGACGAGTCGGAGGCCCTGTTGCAGGCGCTCGATCAGACCGGCGGCAACAAGACGCAGGCGGCCGCCCGGCTGGGCATGACGCCCCGGCAGTTCCGCTATCGGCTGGACAAGCTCGGCCTGCGACCCACCTGA
- a CDS encoding ABC transporter ATP-binding protein, protein MTTPAFIQVDNLERTFPGPMGQDPVTVFRNLNFTIEQGEFVCLIGHSGCGKSTILNILAGLDEASAGYVFMENKEVTGPGLERGVVFQGHALMPWLTVRENVAFAVKSRFKDKSRDEINAHVEKFVDMVGLSHAIDKKPHQLSGGMRQRVGIARAFAIEPKMLLMDEPFGALDALTRGVIQDELLEICRATGQTVFMITHDVDEAILLADKILLMTNGPLAEVAECAENPLTKPRSRQEMHHDAHYYPFRNHLMDFLVNGPSTAYADKLEGDAPPPVEAPADGPRHVVNG, encoded by the coding sequence ATGACTACTCCCGCTTTCATCCAGGTCGACAACCTGGAACGGACCTTTCCCGGCCCGATGGGCCAGGATCCGGTCACCGTCTTCCGCAACCTCAACTTCACGATCGAACAGGGCGAGTTCGTCTGCCTGATCGGCCACTCGGGTTGCGGCAAGTCCACCATCCTCAACATCCTCGCCGGGCTGGACGAGGCCTCCGCCGGCTACGTGTTCATGGAGAACAAGGAAGTGACCGGCCCGGGGCTCGAGCGCGGGGTGGTCTTCCAGGGGCACGCCCTGATGCCGTGGCTGACGGTGCGCGAGAACGTCGCCTTCGCGGTCAAGTCGCGCTTCAAGGACAAGTCCCGGGACGAGATCAACGCCCATGTGGAGAAGTTCGTCGACATGGTCGGCCTGTCGCACGCGATCGACAAGAAACCCCATCAGCTCTCCGGCGGCATGCGCCAGCGGGTCGGGATTGCCCGCGCCTTCGCCATCGAGCCGAAGATGCTTCTCATGGACGAGCCGTTCGGGGCGCTGGACGCGCTCACCCGCGGGGTGATCCAGGACGAGCTGCTGGAGATCTGCCGGGCAACCGGCCAGACGGTGTTCATGATCACTCACGACGTCGACGAGGCGATCCTGCTGGCCGACAAGATCCTCTTGATGACCAACGGTCCGCTCGCCGAGGTGGCCGAATGCGCGGAGAACCCGCTCACCAAGCCGCGATCACGCCAGGAGATGCACCACGACGCGCACTACTACCCGTTCCGCAACCACCTGATGGACTTCTTGGTGAACGGGCCGAGCACCGCCTACGCGGACAAGCTCGAGGGCGACGCCCCGCCACCGGTGGAGGCACCCGCCGACGGGCCGCGTCACGTGGTCAACGGCTGA